Part of the Desulfolutivibrio sulfoxidireducens genome is shown below.
GGGTCGCACACGGCATCCACCGAGGCCGGATCGGGATGCTCCAAAAGGGCCTTGCGCGTGCCCCACTCCAGGGTACTTCCCTCGCGGTCCTTGATGTCCCGGGGCTCGTCCTTGCGGTTGAACCAGGCCGCCGTAAGCCCGGCCCGGGACAGGGCCGCCAGGGTGCGCTCGGAGTAACGCGCGTTGACCGCGCAGGCCACCCCGGGGACCACCGAGGCCGCCGCCAGCACCACCTTGGCCATGTGCGAGGAGGCCCCGAAGGCCGGCCCGGCAGGGATGTAGATGAAACCGTCGCGGCTTCGGGTGATGCGCCCGGCGAACGCGGCCACATCCCCGATGGCCTGGGGCCAGGGCGCGGCCAGGGCCAGATTCATGGACACCTCCGGGACAAGCGCGGCCAGGCCGTCCATGCGCAGCATCCGGCGGGCGGCCCGGCGCATCTCGTCCAGGACCAGGAGCCTGGCCCGCACGCGCAGATACGGGGCTAGATGGTGCGGCGGCCCGCTGCCGGCCCCAAGGTCGTAGGCCGCCCGCAGGCACAGGTGCAGATAGTCCCGGGCGCGGCCCACGGCTGTCTCCAGGTCGTGCCCCAGGGCCAGGTTGGCGGCTATGGCTGCGGACAGGGTGCAGCCCGTGCCGTGGGTGTTTTTCGTGGCTACCCGGGGCCGGACGATTTCCACCTGACGGCCGTCCCGGAAAAAAAGCAGGTCCGTCACCATGTCCCCGCTGGCCGCGCCGTGACCGCCCTTGAGCAGCACCGCCCCGGACCCCATGTCCAGGATGCGCCGGGCGGCCTGGCGGGCCGTGTCCGGATCGCCGACCTCGACGCCGGTGAGCTCCCGGGCCTCGGGCAGATTCGGGGTGACCAGGGCCGCCAGGGGCAGGAGGCGTTCCCGCACGGCGGCCACGGCCTCCGGTTCGAGCAGGCGGGCCCCGGACTGGCTCACGCACACGGGATCGACCACCAGGGGGAAGGCCGCGCCTGAAAGCTTTTCGGCCACGGCGCACACGATGGGCGCGGAGAAAAGCATGCCGGTCTTGGCCGCCCGGATGGGGAAATCCGCGAGCACGGCGTCAAGCTGCGCGGCCGCGAACTCCGGGGGCGGGGCGTGTATGCCGGTGACGGCGGCGGTGTTCTGGGCGGTCAGGGCGGTGATCGCCGAGAGCCCGTAACAGCCCTGCATCATGAAGGTCTTGAGATCGGCCTGGATGCCCGCCCCGCCGCCGGAATCGGAGCCGGCCACGGTCAGGACGCACGGGGGGGGTGGGGAAAGCGTGGCACGGTTCATGATTCGGTTTCCTCCTCAAGGCCTTCGTCGCTTTCGCGAATGCGTTTGATGCTCAGGCCGCTTCTGGCCAGAATGAGCACGCCGACAAGGGTCACCGGGATGTATTGCAGCATGTGCAGCACCACGCCGGCGGCCAGGGCCTGTTCCTTGTCGATGCCGAAAAGGCCCAGGGAAAAGACCACGGCCGCCTCGAAGACCCCGAAGGCCCCGGGCGAGGACGGCATGGCCATGCCCAGGGCCGACAGCACGAACACGGCCGCGGCCTGGCCCATGGTCAGGGGCAGAGAGGCCACCCACAGAAGCACCAGAAAGCTGATCGCCGCGTACAGCGCCCAGCACAGGGCCGTGTACAGCCCCAGGACAGCCAGGAACCCGGGCGTGACCCCGTGCAGGATCTGCAGCTTGATGTCGGCCAGAAAGGCGGACAGCCGGGCCGAGGGCATGAGGTCGATGATTTTTTCCACCAGGGAGGGGAAGGTCCGAACCACGAAAAGGGCCGCCCAGATGCCGCCGACACAGGCGGCCAGGGGCACGAAGGCCAGGTTGACCTTGAAATGGGCGGCCACCACCAACCCCATGGCCAACAGGGCGTTTAAGTCGAAAAATCGCTCCCAAAAGACCATGGTCACGCCCTTGGACAGGGAGAAGCCCCCGGCCTGGCGCAGATAAAAGGCCTTGGCCAGTTCCCCGAGCTTGGCCGGAATGATGTTGTTCACGGCCATGCCCAGAAAAAACGCCCTGACGCACAGCCAAAACCCGGCGGAATGGCCGGTGAGGTAGTTGAAGCGCAGGGCCATGGCCGCGTATCCCAGAAAGGAGAAGGCCACGGTGCAAAATATCGCCCATACGCCGTAGCCGGACAGGGCATGCCACAACTGGCCGAAATCCACGCCCCAGAAGGCGTAGGCCAGACACGCCGCCACCAGCCCGAAGCGCAGGGCGAAACCGACGGATTTTTTCACGAGCATAAATCTTTTTCTTGGTCGCGGCGTCCGCCTGAAATAAAAAGACGGAAAAAAACGCCCGTCCCGGCTATCGGTTGAACTTCTCCTGGAGTCTGAAACGCAGATGGGTGAAGCGTTTTTCGGACCCGGACTTGCCAAGCCCCACGGCCAGGGCCCGCTTGGGGGCGATGAGCACCGCAAGCCTCCTGGCCCGGGTCAGGGCGGTATAGATCAGGTTGCGCCTGAGCATCACGTAATGCTGGGTCAAAAGCGGCACGATCACCGCCGGATATTCACTGCCCTGGGACTTGTGGACGCTTATGGCGTAGGCCGGACTGAGTTCGTCGAGTTCGGTCCGATCATAAACCAGTTCCCGGCCGTCGAAATCGACCACAAGCTCGCCTTCCTCGGGATCGACGCTGACGATGAAACCCAAGTCGCCGTTAAACACATCCTTTTCATAGTCGTTGCGGGTCTGCAGGACCTTGTCCCCGGCCCGAAAGACCGCCTGGCCCCGGAGAAGCTCCGGGCCCCGGGGATTGAGCCGGGCGCGCAGGGCGTCGTTTAAGGCCATGGTCCCCACCTCGCCCTTGTGCATGGGCGAAAGCACCTGGATGTCGCGCACCGGGTCCAGGCCGAAGGAGTTGGGGATGCGTTCGCAGGCCAGCTCCACGATCTTTTCCCGCACGGCCACCGGATCGTCCATCTCCACCCAGAAAAAGTCCGCGTCTTCCGGGCGTTCCCGGGACTGCAGGGGGAAGAGCCCGTCGTTTATGCGGTGGGAGTTGACCACGATCATGCTTTTCTGGGCCTGACGGTAGATATGGGTCAACCGTTCGGCGGGCACGACCTGGCTGTCCAGGATGTCGGCCAGGACGTTGCCCGGCCCCACGGACGGCAACTGATTGACGTCCCCGACCAAAACGAGCCGGCCGGTCAGGGGCATGGCCCGAAGCATCTGGGCGCACAGCCGCACGTCGAGCATGGAGGCCTCGTCCACCACCAGCGCGTCGGCCTTGAGCTTGTTGTCCTCGCTTATGGCAAAGGTGCCGTCGGGCGAATACTGCAGGAGGCGATGCAGGGTGGATGCCGAAAACCCCGTGGCCTCGGTCATGCGTTTGGCGGCCCGGCCCGTGGGCGCGGCAAGTTTGACCTTATGCCCGAGCTTGTCAAGGGCGCGCACCACCATGCGGGTGATGGTGGTCTTGCCCGTGCCCGGTCCGCCGGTGAGCACGAAGACCTTCTCGGCCAGGGCCGTCTCCACGGCCCGACGCTGTTCCTCGGACAGGGTCAGCCCGGCCTCGGCCTCTATGGCCGGGAGCATGTCCCTGGCCTTTGCGGCGATTCCGGTGACGGAGGTATGGGTGCACAGCCCCCACAACCGGTCGGCGATCTCCTTTTCGTAGCCGTAGAGGTGGTGGAGGTAGACGGCCCGGGGGATGTCCTGCTCCGGCAGGGGGCGGGTGGCGACCCGTTTTTTCTCCTCCAGGGCGGCCAGGGCGGCCTCGTAGACGCCGGGTTCGGCCGCGCCGTCGAGCATGCCCGAGACCCGGTCGAAAAGCTCGTCGGCCGGGAAGAACAGGTGCCCCTGCTCACTTAAGGAAAAAAGGGCAAAGACCACGGCCGCCTCGACCCGCTCCCGGCCGCCGGGGTCCAGGCCCAGTTTCAGGGCCATGCGGTCCGCCGTGCGAAAGCCGATGCCGCGAATCTCGTAGATCAGGTCATAGGGGTTGGCCTTGATCCTGGCGATGGCCTCGTTGCCGTAGAGCTTGAAGATTTTTCCGGCGTAGCCGGTGGATATCTCGAAGGTCTGGAGAAAGAGCATGAGCGCGCGGACCTCGCGGTGCTCATCCCAGGAGCCAAG
Proteins encoded:
- the thiD gene encoding bifunctional hydroxymethylpyrimidine kinase/phosphomethylpyrimidine kinase; protein product: MNRATLSPPPPCVLTVAGSDSGGGAGIQADLKTFMMQGCYGLSAITALTAQNTAAVTGIHAPPPEFAAAQLDAVLADFPIRAAKTGMLFSAPIVCAVAEKLSGAAFPLVVDPVCVSQSGARLLEPEAVAAVRERLLPLAALVTPNLPEARELTGVEVGDPDTARQAARRILDMGSGAVLLKGGHGAASGDMVTDLLFFRDGRQVEIVRPRVATKNTHGTGCTLSAAIAANLALGHDLETAVGRARDYLHLCLRAAYDLGAGSGPPHHLAPYLRVRARLLVLDEMRRAARRMLRMDGLAALVPEVSMNLALAAPWPQAIGDVAAFAGRITRSRDGFIYIPAGPAFGASSHMAKVVLAAASVVPGVACAVNARYSERTLAALSRAGLTAAWFNRKDEPRDIKDREGSTLEWGTRKALLEHPDPASVDAVCDPGETGKEPMLRILGRDTDDVLSKIELILAAL
- a CDS encoding lysylphosphatidylglycerol synthase transmembrane domain-containing protein; protein product: MLVKKSVGFALRFGLVAACLAYAFWGVDFGQLWHALSGYGVWAIFCTVAFSFLGYAAMALRFNYLTGHSAGFWLCVRAFFLGMAVNNIIPAKLGELAKAFYLRQAGGFSLSKGVTMVFWERFFDLNALLAMGLVVAAHFKVNLAFVPLAACVGGIWAALFVVRTFPSLVEKIIDLMPSARLSAFLADIKLQILHGVTPGFLAVLGLYTALCWALYAAISFLVLLWVASLPLTMGQAAAVFVLSALGMAMPSSPGAFGVFEAAVVFSLGLFGIDKEQALAAGVVLHMLQYIPVTLVGVLILARSGLSIKRIRESDEGLEEETES
- a CDS encoding ATP-dependent RecD-like DNA helicase, with the translated sequence MTATELSAEVHSITYYSEDTNYLIARVRATGEPGLVSIIGSMAKAVPGEMLRLTGEWVEHPRFGRQFQVQTVERTMPATVNGIRRYLASGEIKGVRGVMAGRMVDMFGAKVLDILENEPQKLLLVEGLGKKRLKDILGSWDEHREVRALMLFLQTFEISTGYAGKIFKLYGNEAIARIKANPYDLIYEIRGIGFRTADRMALKLGLDPGGRERVEAAVVFALFSLSEQGHLFFPADELFDRVSGMLDGAAEPGVYEAALAALEEKKRVATRPLPEQDIPRAVYLHHLYGYEKEIADRLWGLCTHTSVTGIAAKARDMLPAIEAEAGLTLSEEQRRAVETALAEKVFVLTGGPGTGKTTITRMVVRALDKLGHKVKLAAPTGRAAKRMTEATGFSASTLHRLLQYSPDGTFAISEDNKLKADALVVDEASMLDVRLCAQMLRAMPLTGRLVLVGDVNQLPSVGPGNVLADILDSQVVPAERLTHIYRQAQKSMIVVNSHRINDGLFPLQSRERPEDADFFWVEMDDPVAVREKIVELACERIPNSFGLDPVRDIQVLSPMHKGEVGTMALNDALRARLNPRGPELLRGQAVFRAGDKVLQTRNDYEKDVFNGDLGFIVSVDPEEGELVVDFDGRELVYDRTELDELSPAYAISVHKSQGSEYPAVIVPLLTQHYVMLRRNLIYTALTRARRLAVLIAPKRALAVGLGKSGSEKRFTHLRFRLQEKFNR